DNA from Mesorhizobium sp. B2-1-1:
CAGCTCACGCACCCGCGCCGCTGCCGCCATCGCCTCGTCCAGCCGGCCGAGCTTGGCCAAGGCGGCGGCCAGTTGCACATAGGTGATGCTGTGGGCGGGATTGGCCTGCACCGACCTGTATGCGGCACGGCAGGCCTCGTCATAGCGGCCGCGCAGCAGATGGCTCATCGCCTGCGCGTCGAAGGCGGCGAAGGCCCAGGGGTCGAAGGGGCTGAGCCGCATCCCGCGCTCGCTCCACGCGATGGCCTGCTCCGCTTCGCCGCTCCAGCCGAGGATGACGCTGCCCAGAATGTAGGTCAGGGCGGATGACGGGCTGACGGCAAGCGCGGCTTCCAGGGCGGTGAAGGCGGCCTTGCGGTCATGTCCATCCATGCCGATCGAAAACCCCGCAAGGGTAAGCGCGGCCGCGTCGTCCTGTCCGTGCAGGATGGCCAGCCGGGCATGGCGTACCGAAGCCTCGCGATCGGCTTCCTGCAAGCCGGCGCGAAGGAACAGGCAATGATGGCACATGGCGGCATTGCCGTGGGCAAGCGCATAGGTCGGCTCGAGTTCGATGGCGCGTTCGAGCAGCACGAGCGCCTGCGCCACCCGTTCGGGCATGCCGGAACCCACGTCCGGCTGGGCGCGCAGCACGAGGTCGTAGGCATCGAGACTGTCGGGGCGCTTGCGCCTCACCCTCTCGATTTCGACGCGCCGCAGGCTGGGCGCGATCGCGCCGACGGCCGCCAGCGCGATCTCATCCTGGAGCGCGAAAATATCGGCGGAGGCGCGGTCGAAGCGCTCGGCCCATATGTGGGCGCCGGTCGAGGTGTCGATCATCTGGCCGGTGACGCGCACGCTGCCGCCGGCCCTGCGCACGCTGCCTTCGAGCACATAGTGGACGCCGAGCT
Protein-coding regions in this window:
- a CDS encoding winged helix-turn-helix domain-containing protein, which produces MATSLAFGPFRIDGEAGILFHGDQPTPLGQRAVALLALLVERTGKPVPKQALIDAAWPGQAIEDSNLTVQIAAARRMLESAAGGGSWIETLPRHGYRYVGPEVAIGGLGPEAATLTWPGKPSIAVLPFSNLSGDPEQDYFADGIVDDITTGLARINWLFVIARNSSFTYKGRAVAVKQVGRELGVHYVLEGSVRRAGGSVRVTGQMIDTSTGAHIWAERFDRASADIFALQDEIALAAVGAIAPSLRRVEIERVRRKRPDSLDAYDLVLRAQPDVGSGMPERVAQALVLLERAIELEPTYALAHGNAAMCHHCLFLRAGLQEADREASVRHARLAILHGQDDAAALTLAGFSIGMDGHDRKAAFTALEAALAVSPSSALTYILGSVILGWSGEAEQAIAWSERGMRLSPFDPWAFAAFDAQAMSHLLRGRYDEACRAAYRSVQANPAHSITYVQLAAALAKLGRLDEAMAAAARVRELHPTFRYGRQFAAVHCAPAVAQCLGEALQAAGLPQ